The following are encoded together in the Methylobacterium radiotolerans JCM 2831 genome:
- a CDS encoding GntR family transcriptional regulator, which translates to MLQPPETSLGLASIGQTASLREQAYDSIKQSILAMDLYDGSAQIRLHEHQIAQDLGISRTPVREALTLLEREGFVSTVPRRGLFVTRKTKREIVEMITVWAALEGMAAHAAARHAEDSELRALGRAFEDFEISTLPDHLKAYDEANLDFHRTIIRLGGCGLMVEMTTNLFIHMRALRSAFLHRAGRLEDSMREHAAIIAALQARDADRAAVLVRDHALGLIAHVEAHWAWPEG; encoded by the coding sequence GTGCTGCAGCCTCCCGAGACCTCCCTGGGTCTGGCCTCGATCGGGCAGACCGCGAGCCTGCGCGAGCAGGCCTACGACAGCATCAAGCAATCGATCCTGGCGATGGATCTCTACGACGGCTCAGCGCAGATCCGGCTGCACGAACACCAGATCGCGCAGGATCTCGGCATCAGCCGCACGCCAGTCCGGGAAGCCCTGACGCTTCTCGAGCGGGAAGGCTTCGTGAGCACGGTGCCGCGCCGCGGCCTCTTCGTGACGCGCAAGACCAAGCGCGAGATCGTCGAGATGATCACCGTCTGGGCCGCGCTCGAGGGCATGGCGGCCCATGCCGCCGCGCGGCACGCCGAAGATTCCGAACTTCGCGCGCTCGGCAGGGCGTTCGAAGATTTCGAGATATCCACTTTACCCGATCATCTGAAAGCCTATGACGAGGCCAACCTCGACTTTCATCGGACGATCATCCGTCTCGGCGGCTGCGGATTGATGGTCGAGATGACGACCAACCTGTTCATCCACATGCGGGCGCTCCGGTCGGCCTTCCTCCATCGGGCCGGGAGGCTCGAAGATTCGATGCGCGAGCATGCCGCCATCATCGCCGCCCTGCAGGCACGCGACGCGGATCGGGCCGCGGTCCTCGTGCGCGATCACGCGCTCGGGCTGATCGCGCACGTCGAGGCGCACTGGGCTTGGCCAGAGGGGTAA